In one Pseudarthrobacter sp. NBSH8 genomic region, the following are encoded:
- a CDS encoding DegT/DnrJ/EryC1/StrS aminotransferase family protein: protein MTAETVLARINVMEPWLGEDEARAVAEVLASGMLTQGPKVQAFETKFSAVQEVRHAVATSSSTTALHLALVVAGIGPGDDVVVPSLAFIAAANAVTYVGARPVFCDVDPATGTVTAPALRAALTLDTRAVIVVDQGGMPVDLDPVSELCDRHEIIVIEDAGSAVGSEYKGRPVGTGADIAVWSFHRDNLVTTGEGGMLTTHRADWAARARSLRGHSLSVPSADRGRARPTAPEVYVEVGFDYQMTDLQAAIGIVQLGRLAGIVARRREIAARYEAGLSGLSGLRFVADPPYGTTNFQSFWLEVLPSFATDREGLLARLAEGGISARRGTMAAHRQPAYRWRGTGNAGLQNTERLTDRTLVLPIFHSLDNVSLNRVMNSVRVAAGMPR, encoded by the coding sequence ATGACGGCTGAAACCGTCCTGGCCCGCATCAACGTCATGGAACCCTGGCTCGGCGAGGACGAAGCCCGCGCCGTGGCGGAGGTCCTCGCCTCCGGCATGCTGACCCAGGGGCCGAAGGTCCAGGCATTCGAGACGAAGTTCAGCGCCGTCCAGGAGGTGCGCCACGCGGTGGCGACCTCCAGCAGCACCACCGCGCTGCACCTGGCCCTGGTGGTGGCCGGTATCGGCCCCGGGGACGACGTGGTTGTTCCATCGCTGGCCTTCATCGCCGCCGCGAATGCGGTGACATATGTCGGGGCCCGGCCCGTGTTCTGCGACGTGGATCCGGCCACCGGCACCGTGACCGCACCTGCGCTCCGGGCCGCACTGACCCTTGACACGCGGGCCGTGATCGTGGTGGACCAGGGTGGCATGCCGGTTGACTTGGACCCCGTCAGCGAGTTGTGCGATCGCCACGAAATCATCGTGATCGAAGACGCTGGCTCGGCTGTTGGCTCAGAATACAAGGGCAGGCCCGTGGGCACGGGGGCGGACATTGCCGTGTGGTCGTTCCACCGGGACAACCTGGTGACCACGGGCGAGGGTGGCATGCTGACAACCCACCGGGCAGACTGGGCGGCCCGGGCCAGGAGCCTGCGCGGCCACTCCCTGAGCGTGCCGTCGGCGGACCGTGGCAGGGCCCGCCCGACTGCGCCGGAGGTGTATGTCGAAGTCGGCTTCGACTACCAGATGACGGATCTGCAGGCCGCCATCGGCATCGTGCAGCTGGGGAGATTGGCCGGGATAGTGGCTCGCCGCCGGGAAATCGCCGCGAGGTATGAGGCAGGCCTCTCCGGCCTATCCGGACTCCGGTTTGTGGCCGATCCACCATACGGGACCACCAACTTCCAGTCATTCTGGCTCGAAGTCCTACCCAGTTTCGCGACGGACCGTGAAGGGCTCCTGGCCCGCCTGGCCGAGGGCGGCATATCAGCGCGCCGCGGCACCATGGCGGCGCACCGACAGCCTGCCTATCGCTGGCGCGGAACGGGCAACGCAGGGCTCCAGAACACGGAACGGCTGACCGACCGGACGCTGGTACTCCCTATTTTCCACAGTCTGGACAACGTGAGCCTGAACCGGGTCATGAACAGCGTCCGGGTCGCTGCCGGGATGCCCCGGTGA
- a CDS encoding lipopolysaccharide biosynthesis protein: MSLAPGDLTRAGVRGAVWQGLAFISGRVIVLITTIILARLLSPEEYGLVALALVLMAYAETIADAGVAQALVYLPRTGVMARSALLISVLLGGALATAIVLAGPWIASLFNLPGVGPLVQVLGISVLATSFGAVPEALLRRDLKFKPLTLAPVVRAATMGTVTLVLAFAGNGAWSLAVGTAAGSVAYAVTCWFLVRKNAPWQIWRVGRDALRANIAYGAPVAGSSLLARLIFDVDYLIIGLLLGAQALGYYTLAFRLPEALILNVFFVLSTVLFPLYAQVRGDPDRLRGGYLKSVQIQTLYGVTAGVGLAVLAPVLVPLLFGQKWTEAVLPLVFLALYAAVRSLGAGANDVYKALGRPGLSIGISVARLVILVPVLFVAAQWGIVGVACAQLAVAFVFACGMQAVAARVIKIRASRLAGAVVPGVVCGAAVGVAGLGTLGLPFLGPIMTTAVVVVMAIGLVYAILRLGFPALLRELLKLARRA; the protein is encoded by the coding sequence ATGAGCCTCGCTCCCGGTGATCTGACCCGCGCAGGCGTCCGCGGAGCAGTGTGGCAGGGGCTGGCATTCATCTCCGGCAGGGTAATCGTCCTGATCACCACCATCATTCTGGCGCGACTCCTGTCCCCCGAGGAGTACGGCCTGGTGGCGCTGGCCCTGGTCCTTATGGCGTATGCCGAGACCATTGCCGACGCCGGTGTGGCCCAGGCGCTCGTCTATCTGCCACGAACCGGAGTCATGGCACGGTCCGCCCTGCTGATTTCCGTGCTGCTCGGTGGTGCGCTCGCCACCGCCATCGTCCTGGCCGGGCCGTGGATTGCCAGCCTCTTCAATCTGCCAGGTGTGGGGCCACTGGTCCAAGTACTGGGGATCTCTGTGTTGGCCACGTCCTTCGGCGCGGTCCCGGAAGCCCTGCTGCGACGGGATCTGAAGTTCAAGCCCCTGACCCTGGCACCCGTGGTCCGGGCTGCCACCATGGGAACCGTGACCCTGGTCCTGGCCTTTGCGGGCAACGGCGCGTGGTCACTGGCCGTGGGTACGGCGGCCGGGTCCGTTGCTTATGCCGTCACTTGCTGGTTTCTGGTCCGCAAAAACGCCCCTTGGCAGATCTGGCGCGTGGGCAGAGATGCTCTCCGGGCCAACATCGCCTATGGGGCGCCTGTAGCGGGAAGCAGTCTGCTTGCCCGCCTGATTTTCGACGTCGACTACCTCATCATTGGTCTGCTGCTGGGCGCGCAGGCTTTGGGCTACTACACACTGGCCTTCCGGCTTCCCGAAGCCCTGATCCTCAACGTCTTCTTTGTCCTCTCGACGGTCCTGTTCCCGCTTTATGCCCAAGTACGCGGCGATCCAGACCGGCTTCGCGGCGGATACCTGAAAAGTGTCCAGATCCAGACCCTGTATGGGGTGACCGCCGGCGTGGGCTTGGCGGTTCTGGCCCCGGTTCTGGTGCCTCTGCTTTTCGGACAGAAATGGACCGAGGCGGTGCTGCCGCTGGTTTTCCTGGCCCTGTACGCAGCAGTGCGGTCCCTCGGCGCGGGTGCCAACGACGTCTACAAGGCGCTTGGACGCCCTGGCCTCTCCATCGGAATTTCCGTGGCCCGGCTGGTGATCCTCGTGCCGGTCCTGTTCGTCGCCGCCCAATGGGGCATCGTCGGCGTCGCCTGTGCGCAGTTGGCAGTGGCGTTTGTTTTCGCCTGCGGCATGCAGGCTGTCGCGGCCCGGGTGATCAAGATCCGGGCGAGCCGCCTGGCCGGCGCCGTCGTCCCGGGCGTGGTCTGCGGGGCCGCTGTTGGGGTGGCCGGGTTGGGCACACTGGGACTTCCGTTCCTCGGTCCCATAATGACCACCGCCGTCGTGGTGGTCATGGCCATCGGGCTGGTGTACGCCATTCTGCGGCTGGGATTCCCGGCCTTGCTCAGGGAACTGCTGAAGCTTGCGCGCCGGGCCTAG
- a CDS encoding aminoglycoside phosphotransferase family protein, with protein MTFVDRFLAERYEELQLEKYGIGRQWETVLLTPRFITSRHVVALIFAAGAREPSLVVKVPRQPGENDSVRHEAKVLRQLGAGPATGVPHVVTVCDVGAHTVLVETAVTGAPLDPRLVVADLSGAVSAGTDFVDALPCTQAAAQNDGWYDRTIGEPLQALCRLVADEPETKELVKRTHELLAPLHDVPLPAIVEHGDLSHPNLFLRDNGTLQVVDWERARTDGVPGHDLVFYLQYLSESTEHAFHRGAQIAAFEKAFGAGGWALAPLAAHLRRRGVDAGVLPMLVIATWARSAATLAYRLDRQTGPGPGTDQVRLAVASDRDFWLWRHVVTGVLQER; from the coding sequence ATGACATTCGTTGACCGGTTCCTGGCAGAGCGCTATGAGGAGCTTCAGCTCGAAAAATACGGCATTGGCAGGCAGTGGGAGACCGTCCTCCTGACACCCAGATTCATCACGTCCCGGCACGTGGTGGCACTGATTTTCGCGGCAGGAGCGAGGGAGCCCAGCCTTGTGGTGAAGGTGCCGCGGCAGCCGGGCGAGAACGACAGCGTGCGGCACGAAGCCAAGGTTCTGAGGCAGCTCGGCGCCGGACCTGCCACCGGTGTCCCGCATGTGGTGACTGTCTGTGACGTCGGCGCCCACACAGTGCTCGTGGAAACCGCTGTGACTGGAGCCCCCCTTGATCCCCGGCTTGTGGTCGCGGACCTATCGGGCGCCGTCAGCGCGGGGACGGACTTTGTAGACGCGCTGCCGTGCACGCAGGCAGCAGCCCAGAATGACGGATGGTACGACCGGACCATTGGCGAGCCGCTGCAGGCGCTCTGCCGGCTGGTTGCGGACGAGCCGGAAACCAAGGAGCTGGTCAAACGCACTCACGAGCTTCTGGCGCCGCTGCACGATGTGCCGTTGCCCGCCATCGTGGAGCACGGTGACTTAAGCCATCCCAACCTCTTCCTTCGGGACAACGGAACTTTGCAGGTGGTGGACTGGGAGCGGGCCCGCACCGATGGTGTTCCGGGCCATGACCTGGTTTTCTACCTTCAGTACCTCAGCGAATCAACTGAACACGCATTCCATCGGGGCGCGCAGATAGCGGCCTTTGAGAAGGCGTTCGGCGCGGGCGGGTGGGCATTGGCACCGCTCGCCGCCCATCTGAGGCGTCGGGGGGTGGACGCCGGAGTGCTTCCAATGTTGGTTATTGCCACCTGGGCCCGGTCGGCGGCCACGCTTGCCTACCGACTGGACCGCCAGACGGGCCCTGGGCCCGGAACAGACCAGGTCCGCCTGGCAGTGGCCTCCGATCGGGATTTCTGGCTATGGCGGCACGTTGTGACAGGCGTGCTGCAGGAGCGCTAG
- a CDS encoding glycosyltransferase, with product MKLLYITESVPNRDPMLGDGSSMIPFEVLRNLPADIAVTLLTFAGPVDVPAEIRTRCNTVHVMPTRRRGWAAILSLGGLTGFGKHQRSTAKAHTTAAKLSAAHEATLIHGPHALFLAHSVTGPLVLQTVDPWSIRAAMETSVAHALWPAYRFREFLAVRSERRLPPRARLLTVGAQDAVSWSEHLARPARSIPNGAERSTRRASTAGSPVACFVGSLNYGPNVDSVGVLINKIAPLVWQQVPDARFVLAGRRPAPSVRALAGPRVDVLANVPSVLEVFHSADVAVFPDEHGVGIRNSVREALAAGLPVVATPVAAREQAAHPLLTVAPDPQEFADHIVRRLTTRGWHRPGADEASLRTWRTVAQEYADEIGKAIKSDSAGILHGRSPA from the coding sequence ATGAAGCTTCTGTACATCACAGAAAGCGTGCCCAACCGCGACCCCATGCTGGGGGACGGCAGTTCCATGATCCCATTCGAGGTCTTGCGGAACCTGCCCGCGGACATAGCTGTGACGCTCCTAACCTTCGCGGGGCCGGTGGATGTGCCGGCCGAAATTCGCACTCGCTGCAACACCGTTCACGTGATGCCCACCCGTCGACGCGGCTGGGCCGCCATACTGTCACTCGGCGGCCTCACTGGCTTCGGAAAGCACCAACGCTCAACCGCCAAAGCGCACACCACCGCGGCTAAACTTTCAGCTGCCCACGAAGCCACCCTGATCCACGGTCCGCATGCCCTGTTTCTCGCCCACTCCGTAACCGGGCCCCTGGTCCTGCAGACGGTGGATCCATGGTCCATCCGTGCCGCGATGGAGACATCCGTTGCCCACGCGCTGTGGCCCGCATACCGCTTCAGGGAATTCCTTGCCGTGCGGTCCGAGCGGAGGCTGCCGCCGCGTGCGCGGCTCCTCACCGTGGGAGCCCAGGATGCCGTCTCATGGTCCGAGCATCTCGCGCGGCCCGCCAGGAGTATCCCCAACGGCGCCGAACGGTCGACGCGTCGGGCCTCCACAGCAGGCAGTCCCGTGGCCTGTTTTGTCGGCAGTCTGAACTACGGCCCCAATGTCGACAGCGTGGGCGTTCTGATCAACAAAATTGCCCCGCTGGTGTGGCAACAGGTTCCGGATGCCAGGTTTGTACTCGCCGGGCGACGACCCGCACCCTCCGTCCGCGCACTGGCTGGCCCGAGGGTGGATGTCCTGGCCAACGTGCCGTCGGTTCTGGAGGTCTTCCACTCCGCCGACGTCGCCGTCTTTCCCGATGAGCACGGGGTAGGCATCCGGAACTCTGTCCGGGAAGCCCTGGCCGCTGGCCTTCCCGTCGTTGCGACGCCCGTGGCCGCCCGCGAGCAAGCTGCCCACCCTTTGCTCACCGTTGCACCTGACCCGCAGGAGTTCGCCGATCACATCGTGCGGCGGTTGACGACGCGCGGATGGCACCGCCCGGGAGCGGACGAAGCCTCCCTCCGAACGTGGCGGACGGTGGCCCAGGAATATGCGGATGAGATCGGCAAGGCAATCAAGTCCGATTCCGCCGGCATCCTGCACGGAAGGTCCCCGGCATGA
- a CDS encoding glycoside hydrolase family 16 protein — MPVGDLPGWKLTGAQDFTRPAGSGSVGEVYGAEMRGYAGFADSSGRGLYAPDEVLSVSQGNLDYFLHTAAGSPRVASVVPFGYTGQTYGRYSVKFRYDSMPGYKIAFLLWPVSDDWNEGEIDWPEGGLDGALYASSAIKGSRATGPMKFDPPNRVYSPDGPDGWHVATTEWTPGNVKWFWDGQLISQTTDPAGVPDTPMRWTLQVETSDRASASYPSAETSGYLQIDWAVQYAYTP, encoded by the coding sequence ATGCCCGTTGGAGATCTTCCGGGATGGAAACTGACCGGTGCCCAGGATTTCACCCGGCCAGCCGGCTCCGGAAGTGTTGGCGAGGTCTATGGTGCAGAGATGAGGGGATATGCCGGTTTCGCCGACAGCTCCGGCAGAGGGCTCTACGCGCCGGACGAGGTTCTCTCGGTAAGTCAGGGAAATCTTGACTACTTCCTCCATACGGCCGCAGGATCCCCACGGGTGGCGAGCGTTGTTCCCTTTGGCTATACCGGTCAAACCTATGGACGGTACTCCGTGAAGTTCCGGTATGATTCCATGCCCGGCTACAAGATTGCCTTTCTGCTGTGGCCTGTCAGCGATGACTGGAATGAAGGGGAAATTGATTGGCCGGAAGGGGGCCTGGATGGTGCTCTTTATGCTAGCTCGGCAATCAAGGGCTCCCGTGCCACCGGACCCATGAAATTTGACCCGCCCAACCGCGTCTATTCACCCGACGGGCCTGACGGATGGCATGTGGCCACCACTGAATGGACTCCGGGAAACGTCAAATGGTTTTGGGATGGACAACTCATCAGCCAGACAACGGACCCCGCCGGCGTTCCCGATACGCCGATGAGGTGGACGCTGCAGGTGGAGACCTCCGATCGCGCCAGCGCGTCGTATCCGTCTGCCGAAACATCCGGGTATCTTCAAATCGATTGGGCGGTGCAATATGCCTACACCCCCTAA
- a CDS encoding NeuD/PglB/VioB family sugar acetyltransferase has product MSELVLVAASGLAREVLTMVRASGQYDVVGLLDDNREMAGVTVDGAPVLGTIDDAPKFTHALVLVCLASGKSREAVVERLAALGLRDARYATAIDPTVECPEGCRIGRGSILLKNVSLTASVTIGTHVVAMPSVTFTHDDDVADFATFAAGVSLGGGVRIGRAAYLGLNCSVRERTSVGAYATVGMGAAVLSNVPDGETWVGVPAHPIEQR; this is encoded by the coding sequence GTGAGCGAACTGGTTCTGGTCGCCGCCAGCGGGCTGGCCCGGGAAGTTCTGACCATGGTCCGTGCCAGCGGTCAGTACGACGTGGTCGGGCTGCTCGACGACAACAGGGAAATGGCCGGCGTCACTGTGGACGGCGCGCCGGTGCTGGGAACCATTGACGATGCCCCCAAGTTCACCCATGCGCTGGTGCTGGTGTGCCTGGCGTCCGGAAAGTCCCGGGAAGCCGTAGTGGAACGCTTGGCCGCCCTGGGCCTGCGCGATGCCCGCTACGCCACTGCGATCGATCCCACCGTGGAGTGCCCGGAGGGCTGCCGGATCGGCCGCGGCAGCATTCTCCTGAAGAACGTGTCCCTGACGGCCTCCGTCACGATCGGAACCCATGTTGTGGCAATGCCTTCCGTGACTTTTACGCACGACGACGACGTGGCTGACTTCGCGACGTTCGCCGCCGGCGTGTCGCTGGGCGGGGGAGTCCGGATTGGTCGGGCGGCCTACCTCGGGCTGAACTGCAGCGTCCGTGAACGGACTTCGGTGGGGGCCTACGCCACGGTTGGTATGGGTGCCGCCGTTCTGAGCAACGTGCCCGATGGCGAAACGTGGGTCGGCGTCCCGGCCCACCCCATCGAACAGCGCTAG
- a CDS encoding family 16 glycosylhydrolase — protein MSASNDQPRTHARPYSDEAASPTQRRSVLKKSAVRAKSKRNMSLTAAALAALLGVVSLGQVSDQAPQSAELNRVADTSKRDQAPGQVTRDTNAVPAPLPATDPSPDPTTAPAPAPEEPAVAPAPAPVATTTAAPEPAPAPALLASTGTTGAMPVGVPGAWTMAFADEFNGTALDTAKWSNCWFSPTCGTMNKVTTSPSNVSVGGGNLVLSLNSSTSGALVSTNPKGGATTGYEFTTGYVEARIKFPGDGTNLYNWPAFWTNGQKWPTNGENDIAEVLSGKMTVNYHSTTGAHNQGTVPGNWGNDFHTFGLHRTANSADVYFDGVKVKSYATDDGGAPQYIILNVGASGSSPAAYGAASQVQVDYVRAWK, from the coding sequence ATGTCTGCATCCAATGATCAGCCGCGCACTCACGCGCGCCCATATTCTGACGAAGCCGCGTCGCCCACCCAGCGACGGTCTGTGCTGAAGAAGTCCGCGGTCCGTGCCAAGTCCAAGCGCAACATGTCGCTGACCGCGGCCGCTCTTGCCGCCCTGCTGGGAGTCGTATCCCTCGGCCAGGTCTCCGACCAGGCACCGCAGAGTGCCGAATTGAACCGCGTCGCGGACACGTCCAAGCGTGACCAGGCTCCGGGACAGGTCACGCGCGACACCAACGCTGTTCCGGCACCGCTGCCGGCCACGGACCCCTCCCCCGATCCGACCACGGCGCCTGCGCCTGCGCCTGAAGAGCCTGCGGTTGCTCCCGCACCCGCCCCGGTAGCGACGACAACGGCTGCACCAGAACCGGCCCCTGCCCCTGCACTCCTTGCATCAACCGGGACAACCGGCGCCATGCCTGTAGGTGTCCCCGGCGCATGGACGATGGCTTTTGCCGACGAATTCAACGGCACGGCCCTGGACACGGCCAAATGGTCCAACTGCTGGTTCTCCCCCACCTGCGGCACCATGAACAAGGTCACCACCAGCCCCAGCAACGTTTCCGTCGGCGGCGGCAACCTTGTCCTCTCCCTCAATTCGTCCACCTCGGGTGCGCTGGTTTCAACCAACCCCAAGGGCGGGGCCACCACTGGCTACGAATTCACGACAGGTTACGTCGAGGCCCGGATCAAGTTTCCCGGCGACGGCACAAACCTCTACAACTGGCCCGCATTCTGGACCAATGGTCAGAAATGGCCTACCAACGGTGAGAACGACATCGCAGAGGTTTTGAGCGGAAAGATGACCGTCAATTACCACTCGACGACGGGAGCCCACAACCAGGGCACGGTTCCCGGCAACTGGGGCAACGACTTCCACACCTTCGGGCTGCACCGGACCGCCAACTCGGCTGACGTCTACTTCGACGGCGTGAAGGTGAAGTCCTACGCCACCGACGACGGCGGTGCACCGCAGTACATCATCCTCAACGTCGGCGCCTCAGGCAGCTCCCCAGCTGCCTATGGTGCCGCGTCACAGGTCCAGGTTGATTACGTGCGCGCCTGGAAGTAG
- the rpsF gene encoding 30S ribosomal protein S6 — translation MRPYELMVIIDPEVEERTVEPSLQKFLNVITNDGGTIEKVDIWGRRRLAYEIKKKSEGIYAVVNFTAKPDTAKELDRQLSLNETIMRTKITRPEEQKVVAE, via the coding sequence ATGCGTCCTTACGAATTGATGGTAATCATCGACCCCGAGGTCGAAGAGCGTACCGTTGAGCCGTCGCTTCAGAAGTTCCTGAACGTCATCACCAACGATGGTGGAACCATCGAAAAGGTTGACATCTGGGGCCGTCGTCGACTGGCTTACGAGATCAAGAAGAAGTCCGAAGGTATCTACGCCGTGGTGAACTTCACCGCCAAGCCGGACACCGCCAAGGAACTTGACCGCCAGTTGTCTCTTAACGAGACCATCATGCGCACCAAGATCACCCGCCCCGAAGAGCAGAAGGTCGTTGCTGAGTAA
- a CDS encoding LuxR family transcriptional regulator: MSLIGRTKELDRILSVIRRPTESALTIVGRHGMGKSVLLSEIPRLSDYRTVVLRACSSESDWPLSGLTALLNGIDDPVLSRFADELLRDSTGAMSVPTVSTMLLNGLHQRSSSRTIIVIDDADQLDPSSQAVIGFLARRLSGTDIVLFTSAREESPDSPFASLPALQLGPLSYNDTVLMLEAIPSRQTATAAVHTVAAATKGNPLAAVELFRLLLERAAEGKYALPVPLPGKGSFEAEFAAIVGGLSPVARQVLNLLSLSCRSDIATLEGAYNPLWGGIDELLANGMVSRSGPHLRIRDQLLRGYVYAAMMPAMRTAGHRSMAEAAEPADPYAHRWHLSFTALERQTPFGLLRFAVDLIRSGEVPFAIEYIERALTINPWEAETAARLTTVAELLLNRGEFVYAKRYLDWAQRVTRNPALILRLTGLAFEIQFMQGGAVRSSMVIRLVKELGQHDPAFANRLLVAGALYYADRWEPADATSLLRCASEFEDHASPDGLAMAESAMQLIDVISGKPEQSRRPDGGNETVAVLLVQGRALSYSEHHIAAQEAFARVRNFLEANTVNCRETADFLAVDNEIRAGNVRKAVRLIEDLELAQPETKYHRGMRHVFRIWRANAIGDEELARAYTTESQHFSGAESHPAVTAQLAACQGHFALMRGNLAEAFAQLSRAAEIGQAFSNPTLLRCAADLVEVLVRLGRHREAAQALWHLESQAVGLRSPWLMTAVARSRAMLADGEQSLQLFSDALAGRNPQESLLERARTVLCYAERLGTLGRLRSARDLLLRAKVMFDEAGARAWAQHVDSLLLDERVASAGALVSPAILMLADHERVLAQMVARGMRNKEIAATLYVSVRTVEVRLTAIYRKLGVESRAQLTALAAGMEATQAKEPLILSIL; the protein is encoded by the coding sequence ATGTCGTTAATAGGGCGAACCAAAGAGTTGGACCGGATCCTCTCGGTGATCCGCAGGCCCACCGAGTCCGCCCTGACGATTGTGGGCCGGCACGGCATGGGCAAGTCTGTGTTACTGTCCGAAATTCCGCGCCTGTCGGACTACCGGACTGTTGTTCTGAGAGCCTGCTCGTCCGAATCGGACTGGCCGCTGTCCGGCCTCACCGCACTGTTGAACGGCATCGATGATCCCGTCCTCAGCCGGTTCGCGGACGAACTGCTGCGGGATTCAACCGGCGCCATGAGCGTTCCCACCGTGTCCACGATGCTGCTGAACGGACTTCACCAGCGCTCATCCTCACGGACCATCATTGTCATTGACGACGCAGACCAACTGGACCCCAGCAGCCAGGCTGTGATCGGATTCCTGGCCCGCCGCCTGTCCGGCACAGACATTGTCCTGTTCACCAGCGCGCGCGAAGAATCGCCGGACAGCCCGTTCGCATCCCTTCCGGCCCTCCAACTGGGGCCGTTGAGCTACAACGACACGGTCCTGATGCTGGAGGCCATCCCCTCGCGACAGACCGCGACGGCGGCGGTCCACACAGTCGCTGCGGCCACCAAGGGAAACCCGCTCGCCGCCGTCGAGCTTTTCAGGTTGTTGCTGGAACGCGCGGCTGAGGGAAAATACGCACTGCCCGTACCACTGCCCGGCAAGGGTAGTTTCGAAGCGGAGTTCGCCGCCATCGTGGGGGGGCTTTCGCCGGTCGCGAGGCAGGTTCTGAACCTGCTTTCCCTATCCTGCCGCAGTGACATCGCCACCTTGGAAGGGGCCTACAACCCGCTGTGGGGCGGAATCGACGAACTGCTAGCAAATGGCATGGTGAGCAGGTCCGGGCCGCATCTGCGGATCCGGGACCAGTTGCTTCGGGGCTACGTCTATGCGGCAATGATGCCTGCAATGCGGACCGCCGGCCACCGTTCCATGGCGGAAGCAGCGGAACCCGCAGATCCATACGCCCACCGCTGGCACCTGAGTTTTACTGCCCTGGAGCGGCAGACCCCGTTTGGGCTGCTCCGCTTTGCCGTTGACCTGATCCGGAGCGGCGAGGTGCCGTTTGCCATCGAATACATCGAACGGGCACTGACCATCAACCCGTGGGAAGCGGAGACGGCCGCGAGACTCACCACCGTAGCCGAACTGCTGCTGAACCGAGGAGAATTCGTTTACGCCAAGCGCTACCTGGACTGGGCGCAACGCGTGACACGGAACCCAGCCCTGATCCTTCGCCTTACCGGCCTCGCCTTCGAAATCCAGTTCATGCAGGGTGGAGCCGTGCGCTCCAGCATGGTGATCCGGCTGGTGAAGGAGCTCGGCCAGCATGATCCGGCCTTCGCAAACCGCCTGCTCGTGGCCGGCGCACTGTATTACGCGGACCGTTGGGAGCCCGCGGACGCCACCAGCCTGCTGCGGTGCGCCAGCGAGTTCGAGGACCACGCCTCCCCCGATGGCCTAGCCATGGCCGAGAGCGCCATGCAACTCATCGACGTGATCAGCGGGAAGCCGGAGCAGAGCCGCAGGCCCGACGGCGGGAACGAAACAGTTGCCGTCCTTCTGGTGCAGGGTCGCGCGCTGAGCTACTCCGAACACCACATTGCCGCCCAGGAGGCCTTCGCCCGGGTGCGGAACTTCCTGGAGGCAAACACAGTCAACTGTCGCGAAACCGCAGACTTTCTCGCGGTGGACAACGAAATCCGTGCCGGCAACGTCCGGAAAGCGGTGAGACTGATCGAGGATCTTGAGCTCGCGCAACCGGAAACCAAATATCACCGGGGAATGCGGCACGTCTTCCGGATCTGGCGGGCCAACGCGATCGGAGACGAGGAACTTGCCCGCGCCTACACAACAGAATCCCAGCACTTCTCAGGCGCGGAGAGCCATCCCGCGGTCACGGCGCAGCTGGCCGCGTGCCAGGGCCATTTTGCCCTCATGCGCGGCAACCTCGCCGAGGCGTTCGCGCAGCTGTCCCGGGCAGCGGAAATAGGCCAGGCCTTCAGCAACCCAACACTGCTCCGGTGCGCGGCCGATTTGGTGGAAGTCCTGGTCAGGCTTGGCCGGCACAGGGAAGCCGCCCAAGCACTGTGGCATCTGGAGAGCCAGGCAGTTGGCCTGCGTTCCCCGTGGCTCATGACGGCTGTTGCCCGGAGCCGGGCCATGCTGGCGGACGGTGAACAGTCACTGCAGCTTTTCAGTGACGCACTCGCTGGCAGGAACCCGCAGGAATCACTGCTGGAACGCGCCCGGACCGTGCTGTGCTACGCCGAACGGCTTGGCACCTTAGGCCGCCTCCGGAGCGCCCGGGACCTGCTGCTCCGAGCGAAAGTGATGTTCGACGAAGCTGGTGCCCGCGCCTGGGCCCAGCACGTCGACTCGCTGCTGCTTGACGAACGAGTGGCATCAGCAGGTGCGCTCGTCAGCCCCGCGATCCTGATGCTTGCAGACCACGAACGCGTATTGGCCCAAATGGTGGCCCGCGGGATGAGGAACAAGGAAATCGCGGCCACCCTGTATGTCTCCGTCCGGACCGTAGAAGTGCGCCTCACCGCGATCTACCGGAAGCTCGGAGTGGAATCACGCGCGCAGCTGACGGCCCTCGCTGCCGGCATGGAAGCCACACAGGCCAAGGAACCACTAATCCTTTCCATCCTTTAG